A region of Oceanicoccus sp. KOV_DT_Chl DNA encodes the following proteins:
- a CDS encoding DUF502 domain-containing protein, producing MKKISEIFLKGLLAVLPIAITLSALYWLGTVAESTLGELLKWLLPSQLYWPGMGLLVGFVFILTVGVLMNAYLFRKLASLFERAIDSIPLVKIIYNSVRDIAQFAAVSDDVELKKPVLVTFNDDIRLIGFITRKSITLGNSNGLMAVYLPMSYQIGGYTLMLPESRVEILDMDAQEAMRMVLTAGMASSERRP from the coding sequence ATGAAAAAAATCAGTGAAATATTTTTGAAAGGTTTGTTGGCTGTTTTGCCGATAGCCATTACATTGTCTGCGCTCTATTGGCTTGGCACTGTTGCCGAATCAACTCTGGGGGAATTACTTAAATGGTTACTTCCCTCCCAATTATACTGGCCTGGTATGGGTTTGCTGGTAGGTTTTGTTTTTATTTTGACCGTTGGGGTATTGATGAATGCTTACTTGTTTCGCAAGCTGGCAAGTCTGTTTGAGCGTGCAATCGATTCAATTCCTTTAGTAAAAATTATATACAACAGTGTGCGTGATATAGCGCAATTTGCGGCGGTTTCAGATGATGTTGAGCTTAAAAAACCAGTTTTAGTTACGTTTAATGATGATATACGATTGATTGGTTTTATAACTCGTAAATCGATAACTTTAGGCAACAGCAATGGTCTCATGGCCGTTTATTTGCCAATGAGTTATCAAATTGGTGGCTACACGCTAATGCTGCCCGAGTCGCGTGTTGAGATTCTGGATATGGATGCACAGGAGGCTATGCGCATGGTTTTGACTGCAGGTATGGCGTCTTCTGAGCGCA
- a CDS encoding HNH endonuclease, whose amino-acid sequence MSFNHFERKHAEGFYCQEDIEVIYSLQKGECYFCSRVLGSPGEKGTFHIDHLNPIAKGGDNWPNNLCLACEQCNKSKHSHSSTVLWSKLRKEKGAEWVKAKVQENKKNLPDKRKLTNQRKKERRDSLSLLKQEIEVAISRNIKRLNYAYPKEKYIEVEQIGCFLDITFNNSTASIPAPTQKTLGDWHLKEFDTLAVSLLNLESVAGYIKNA is encoded by the coding sequence ATGAGCTTCAACCACTTTGAAAGAAAGCACGCAGAAGGCTTCTATTGTCAAGAAGATATAGAGGTCATATATTCCCTCCAAAAGGGGGAGTGTTATTTCTGCAGCCGAGTGCTGGGAAGCCCAGGAGAAAAAGGGACTTTTCATATAGACCATCTTAATCCAATTGCAAAAGGAGGCGATAACTGGCCAAATAATCTCTGCCTTGCTTGCGAGCAATGCAATAAGAGCAAACACTCACATAGTTCAACTGTGCTTTGGTCAAAATTAAGAAAGGAAAAAGGTGCGGAATGGGTTAAGGCCAAGGTTCAAGAAAATAAAAAGAACCTTCCAGATAAAAGAAAGCTAACCAATCAGCGCAAAAAGGAGAGACGCGACTCTCTTTCGTTGTTGAAGCAGGAAATTGAGGTGGCAATCAGTAGAAATATAAAAAGATTGAATTACGCTTATCCAAAAGAAAAATATATAGAAGTTGAGCAAATCGGTTGTTTTTTGGATATCACTTTTAATAATTCAACAGCATCTATCCCTGCACCAACGCAAAAAACTCTTGGAGACTGGCACTTAAAAGAATTTGATACTCTAGCAGTATCATTGCTGAACCTAGAGTCTGTAGCAGGGTATATAAAAAATGCCTAA
- a CDS encoding porin family protein, producing the protein MKKTLLALAVSSLIAPATFAEEAGNTGWYIGGSYAQLDTDFDDLVEFDLAALVFNAGYKINDYIAIETRLGTGITDDDIVGVDLELDYLWGVYAKAGIPTGTAIYPYVVLGYTKAELELSGYGYSESDSDSDTSYGIGADFSVNDNVGIFAEYMNWYDDDGVEISGFNIGASYKF; encoded by the coding sequence ATGAAAAAAACCTTATTAGCCTTAGCTGTTTCAAGTCTTATAGCGCCAGCTACTTTTGCGGAAGAGGCAGGTAATACTGGCTGGTATATTGGTGGTAGCTACGCCCAGCTCGATACAGATTTCGACGACCTGGTTGAATTTGATTTGGCCGCTCTAGTATTTAATGCTGGTTACAAAATCAATGATTATATTGCTATAGAAACTCGCCTTGGTACTGGTATCACAGACGATGATATTGTTGGTGTTGATTTAGAGCTAGACTACCTTTGGGGTGTTTACGCTAAAGCTGGAATTCCAACAGGCACTGCAATTTATCCATATGTTGTTCTAGGTTATACCAAAGCTGAATTAGAATTATCCGGGTATGGTTACTCAGAAAGTGATAGCGATAGCGATACTTCTTACGGTATTGGGGCTGACTTCTCAGTAAATGACAATGTTGGTATCTTTGCTGAATACATGAATTGGTATGATGATGACGGTGTAGAAATAAGCGGCTTTAATATTGGTGCCAGCTATAAATTCTAA
- a CDS encoding DUF1993 family protein, which translates to MSSLMYQSSKVVFAHNLKNLAAMLKTAAKHAKTKGIDPGVLLNARLAPDMLPLAKQVMIATDHAKGCCARLAGVDAPVFADNEATFEELQARIKRTLDFIGGLKAKQFEGSETKAIVMKIPVGTLNFDSALDYMNGWALPNFYFHLTTAYSILRHNGIELGKGDFLGAVPGMSATGKIAKLVGKKAPAKKAKAGVKKARTKKTN; encoded by the coding sequence ATGAGTTCACTTATGTACCAATCTTCCAAAGTTGTCTTTGCCCATAATCTAAAAAACCTGGCTGCCATGCTTAAAACGGCAGCAAAGCATGCCAAAACCAAAGGTATTGACCCTGGTGTTTTGCTTAATGCCCGGTTGGCTCCTGATATGTTGCCGCTAGCGAAACAGGTGATGATTGCCACCGATCATGCTAAAGGCTGTTGCGCCCGCTTGGCCGGTGTAGATGCCCCTGTGTTTGCCGATAACGAAGCGACCTTTGAGGAGCTGCAAGCGCGGATCAAGCGCACGTTGGATTTTATCGGCGGTTTAAAAGCCAAGCAATTTGAAGGCAGTGAAACCAAAGCTATTGTGATGAAAATACCCGTCGGCACTTTAAATTTTGATAGTGCGCTGGATTACATGAATGGCTGGGCGCTGCCGAATTTTTATTTTCATCTGACTACGGCTTATAGCATTTTGCGCCACAATGGTATTGAGTTGGGCAAGGGTGACTTTTTGGGGGCGGTTCCGGGGATGAGTGCAACCGGTAAGATTGCCAAGTTAGTTGGCAAGAAGGCGCCAGCTAAAAAAGCTAAGGCTGGAGTGAAAAAAGCCAGGACGAAAAAGACAAATTAA
- a CDS encoding FAD-dependent oxidoreductase: MSDNKSTPTQPKKLSAVTQWDIETDVAVIGFGGAGACAAIEAHDAGAEAIIFELASASGGSTALSSAEIYMGGNGGTRVQKATGWEDTTDDMIAYVMAAAGPQADEAKIRNYCENSTAHFDWLVDKGVPFKDSEFKERAIMALTDDCVMFTGSEKAYPFNEIAKPCPRGHNLQVEGDNGGPLFMKIMTENIEKRGIQVEYETRALTLIADEDSNVHGVVIRKDQKEINVRARKGVILCAGGFVMNEEMLKKYAPQLLRCNSPIGNPGDTGTGIMMGMGVGGAAINMHEGFVTVPYYPPASLTSGIFINAQGQRFINEDCYHGRVGHYCLQQTGDRLYIICSVEQYADYERVSYLNAEVAGTGDTVAELEQELGLPTGQLQHTIEFYNTHAEKGEDPLFHKTAEWCKPIEAPYVALDITPGRGAFYPFFTLGGLDTLPSGEVLTAGGDVIEGLYAAGRTACGVPRRAAGYNSGMSVGDATFTGRMAGIAAAKR; this comes from the coding sequence ATGTCAGACAATAAATCTACCCCCACCCAACCGAAAAAATTAAGTGCTGTAACGCAATGGGATATCGAAACCGATGTCGCCGTTATCGGCTTTGGTGGTGCAGGCGCCTGTGCGGCGATCGAGGCGCATGACGCCGGCGCTGAGGCTATTATTTTTGAGCTAGCGTCAGCATCGGGCGGGTCTACGGCTTTATCCAGCGCTGAGATTTATATGGGTGGTAATGGTGGCACCCGGGTACAAAAAGCGACCGGCTGGGAAGACACCACCGACGATATGATCGCCTACGTGATGGCAGCGGCAGGACCACAGGCGGATGAAGCTAAAATTCGCAACTACTGCGAAAATTCTACCGCGCATTTTGATTGGCTGGTGGATAAAGGTGTGCCCTTCAAAGATTCAGAGTTCAAAGAGCGGGCCATCATGGCACTGACCGATGACTGCGTCATGTTCACCGGCAGTGAAAAAGCCTACCCCTTTAACGAAATTGCCAAACCCTGTCCCCGTGGCCATAACCTGCAAGTAGAAGGCGACAACGGCGGCCCACTGTTTATGAAAATCATGACCGAGAATATCGAAAAGCGCGGCATTCAGGTTGAATATGAAACCCGTGCATTGACGTTGATCGCCGATGAAGATAGTAACGTCCACGGCGTAGTGATTCGCAAAGACCAGAAGGAAATAAATGTCCGCGCGCGCAAGGGCGTGATCCTCTGTGCGGGTGGTTTCGTGATGAATGAAGAGATGTTAAAAAAATACGCGCCTCAGTTATTGCGTTGTAACTCCCCGATCGGCAACCCCGGTGATACCGGCACCGGCATTATGATGGGAATGGGCGTTGGTGGTGCCGCGATCAATATGCACGAAGGCTTTGTAACAGTACCCTATTATCCACCCGCCTCATTGACCTCCGGTATTTTTATTAATGCCCAGGGCCAGCGGTTTATCAATGAAGATTGCTATCATGGCCGCGTCGGGCATTACTGCCTGCAACAAACCGGTGACCGCCTCTATATTATTTGTAGTGTAGAACAGTATGCAGACTATGAACGGGTATCCTACCTGAATGCAGAAGTGGCTGGCACCGGCGATACTGTCGCCGAGTTGGAGCAGGAATTAGGATTACCCACTGGGCAACTTCAACATACCATCGAGTTCTATAATACCCACGCGGAAAAAGGCGAGGACCCGCTCTTTCATAAAACGGCTGAGTGGTGCAAACCGATTGAGGCCCCTTATGTAGCGCTGGATATTACCCCTGGGCGCGGTGCCTTCTACCCCTTCTTTACCCTCGGCGGATTAGACACTCTGCCCAGTGGCGAAGTATTAACCGCTGGCGGCGATGTCATCGAAGGTTTATACGCTGCCGGCAGAACCGCCTGTGGCGTGCCACGCCGGGCGGCGGGTTATAACTCGGGCATGTCGGTAGGTGATGCCACCTTTACCGGCCGGATGGCAGGTATTGCCGCTGCGAAGCGTTAA
- a CDS encoding GGDEF domain-containing protein, whose translation MLLKPLSRLIYPLLLLLVAVYLLGQTQQVDRNYLKLLEALPYLLFSLVLGLAHFFNRSRSFSAALLMALGYWLIQSQLQTTLEDNSPFYIYTAVSLLLPLGLIMLMLLPEKGLWNQYSSLVLAVPLILLALAYAGQNALDDNQWQTLNMLFALRPWPNYILSVYVSLWFLVSLLLGLSLLAQRDSEAEATLSGCILFSFVTLAFFDQQLISTIMFSAAGLALLIGLLRSSFEMAYRDDLTGLLGRRALNEKLRGLGRQYVIAMMDVDHFKKFNDTHGHDVGDDVLKIVANHIAAVTGGGIPYRYGGEEFCIIFPGKKIKPCIPHLEAVREAIADYDIALRDKPNRPAASKEGAAKRSRKTKPKTVAVTISIGVAEKTEQLSAAEEVLKAADKSLYQAKQDGRNCLAH comes from the coding sequence TTGCTGTTAAAGCCCTTATCACGACTGATATACCCACTACTGTTACTACTGGTAGCGGTTTATCTGTTAGGCCAAACACAGCAAGTCGATCGCAACTATCTAAAACTGTTAGAAGCACTGCCCTACTTGCTGTTTAGTCTGGTATTGGGGCTGGCACATTTTTTTAATCGCTCCCGTTCCTTCAGTGCCGCGCTATTAATGGCTTTAGGGTATTGGCTGATTCAATCCCAATTACAGACCACACTGGAAGACAACAGCCCCTTTTATATTTATACCGCAGTCAGCCTATTGCTGCCGTTGGGCCTGATCATGCTGATGCTGCTACCGGAAAAAGGACTGTGGAACCAATACTCCTCGCTGGTACTGGCCGTGCCTTTAATATTGTTAGCATTGGCTTACGCTGGCCAAAACGCGCTGGATGACAACCAATGGCAAACGCTCAATATGCTATTCGCCTTGAGGCCTTGGCCAAATTACATACTGTCGGTATATGTCAGCCTGTGGTTTTTAGTCTCTCTGTTATTAGGCTTAAGTTTACTCGCCCAACGCGATAGCGAAGCAGAGGCCACCCTCAGCGGCTGTATTCTATTTAGTTTTGTTACGCTGGCTTTTTTCGACCAACAATTGATCTCTACCATTATGTTTTCGGCAGCGGGCTTAGCACTGTTAATCGGCCTGTTACGCAGTTCTTTTGAAATGGCTTACCGCGATGACTTGACCGGTTTATTAGGCCGACGCGCCCTTAATGAAAAATTGCGCGGCTTAGGTCGCCAATACGTTATTGCCATGATGGATGTGGATCATTTCAAAAAATTCAATGACACCCACGGCCACGATGTCGGGGATGATGTATTAAAAATTGTCGCCAATCACATTGCCGCCGTAACCGGCGGCGGCATTCCCTATCGCTATGGCGGGGAAGAATTTTGTATTATTTTTCCCGGCAAAAAAATAAAACCTTGCATTCCTCACTTGGAAGCGGTTAGGGAAGCAATAGCCGATTACGATATTGCTCTGCGCGACAAACCTAATCGCCCTGCCGCCAGTAAAGAAGGAGCGGCAAAGCGCAGCAGAAAAACAAAACCAAAAACGGTGGCTGTTACTATTAGTATTGGTGTTGCAGAAAAAACAGAACAACTGAGTGCTGCCGAGGAAGTATTAAAAGCCGCTGATAAATCCTTATACCAAGCCAAGCAGGATGGGCGTAATTGTCTGGCACACTGA
- a CDS encoding thioesterase family protein has protein sequence MASKVSVTRSDYSIFYPVTTRWKDNDIYGHVNNVIYYSYFDTAANTFLIKHCGLDIHNGDIIGLVVSSGCEYLAPIAFPDGIEVGVRIDRLGNSSVQYGLAIFKDKEPQASAFGQFIHVFVDRVSHKPVTIPDSMRQRMQKITVVKAD, from the coding sequence ATGGCATCAAAAGTGAGTGTCACCCGCAGTGATTACAGTATCTTTTATCCGGTGACTACGCGTTGGAAAGATAATGATATTTATGGCCATGTGAATAATGTTATTTACTATTCATATTTTGATACCGCTGCCAATACTTTTTTAATCAAGCATTGCGGCCTGGATATTCATAACGGTGACATTATTGGTTTGGTGGTGAGTTCCGGTTGCGAGTATCTGGCGCCTATTGCGTTTCCTGATGGCATTGAAGTGGGTGTCAGAATCGATCGGCTGGGTAATAGCTCGGTGCAATATGGTCTGGCTATTTTTAAAGACAAAGAACCGCAGGCCAGTGCCTTTGGTCAATTTATTCATGTGTTTGTTGATCGTGTCTCGCATAAACCAGTCACTATTCCTGATAGCATGCGCCAGCGAATGCAGAAAATTACAGTAGTAAAGGCGGATTAA
- a CDS encoding MFS transporter, with protein sequence MPHRQFSAPYRWYVLALLTLGYIFNFVDRQVMTILIEPIKDEFGATDTQMGLLSGFAFALFYASLGVPVARLADNWSRRNVLAISMSIWSVVTALCGLAGSFWQLALLRIGVGIGEAGGTPPSQSLISEYFPPEKRSLALGIYSIAPNLGIIVGLFGGAIIADAYGWRMVFFVFGLPGVLLAPILFFTLREPKRVVASVNRSGETLMSTIKQICAVPAFIYISLAVGFTAISGYGMGAWSPSFLVRVHGLSLVDAGLYLGLIGALCGGVGAVLGGLLCDKLSARNPVWQLRIPAIGVLISFPLQLAFVFWPEQSTVNVLGSQVPVAVLFSAVAAMFAGFWVGPTYAAVQNIVPPYWRAQASALLLLAFNLLGMGLGLY encoded by the coding sequence ATGCCTCATCGTCAGTTTTCTGCTCCCTACCGATGGTATGTGCTAGCACTGCTAACGCTCGGTTATATTTTTAATTTTGTTGATCGGCAAGTAATGACCATTTTAATCGAGCCGATTAAAGATGAGTTTGGTGCCACTGATACCCAAATGGGTTTGCTATCGGGTTTTGCTTTCGCGTTGTTTTATGCTTCGTTAGGCGTGCCCGTAGCGCGCCTGGCAGATAACTGGTCGCGTCGCAATGTGCTGGCGATTTCAATGAGTATCTGGAGTGTGGTGACGGCACTGTGCGGTTTGGCCGGTAGCTTTTGGCAGCTGGCTTTATTGCGTATCGGTGTGGGTATAGGCGAGGCTGGTGGTACGCCGCCATCGCAGTCTTTGATTTCAGAATATTTCCCACCCGAAAAACGCTCGCTGGCGCTGGGCATTTATTCTATAGCGCCGAACCTAGGGATTATCGTTGGTCTGTTTGGCGGTGCCATTATTGCCGATGCCTATGGTTGGAGGATGGTGTTTTTTGTATTCGGTTTGCCTGGTGTGTTACTGGCGCCGATACTGTTCTTCACCCTGAGAGAACCTAAGCGGGTAGTGGCTTCGGTTAATCGAAGCGGTGAAACACTAATGTCGACGATTAAACAGATCTGCGCCGTGCCGGCGTTTATCTATATTTCGTTGGCGGTGGGGTTTACGGCTATTTCCGGCTATGGCATGGGCGCCTGGTCGCCGAGCTTTTTGGTGCGGGTGCATGGTTTGAGTTTGGTGGATGCCGGTTTATATTTAGGGCTTATCGGTGCCTTGTGCGGTGGTGTTGGTGCCGTATTAGGTGGCTTGCTGTGCGATAAATTATCGGCGCGTAACCCGGTGTGGCAGTTACGGATACCGGCGATTGGTGTGTTGATTTCGTTTCCCTTGCAGTTGGCGTTCGTGTTTTGGCCTGAGCAAAGCACAGTGAATGTGTTAGGTTCACAAGTACCGGTAGCAGTACTCTTCAGTGCGGTAGCCGCCATGTTTGCAGGCTTCTGGGTAGGCCCTACTTATGCGGCAGTGCAAAATATTGTGCCGCCATACTGGCGCGCGCAGGCTTCGGCCTTATTGCTGTTAGCGTTTAATTTATTGGGCATGGGTTTGGGCCTTTATTAG
- a CDS encoding metal-dependent hydrolase: MGRLVRYARGMAPDLDVLIRSNTDPLLFLVYHRQFTHSVFFIPFGGFICGLLLYGLLGKRRGFTLKQTVFFTTLGYATHALLDACTTYGTQLLWPFSSERFAWNSMPIIDPVYTLIIIALVVAAALRKNPLLARIALAWVLVYPMLGLLQRERAETLGWQLAQQRGHQPQRLEAKPSFANLWVWKIVYETEQRFYIDAVRVAIDTAVYEGDSVEKLNLQRDLPWLNADSQQAQDIERFRWFSNGYIAKDPRRPNRIIDVRYSLVPNEIDALWGIGLQPDAGLNEHVSYLAERNSTPRHQQAFMDMLLGR; encoded by the coding sequence GTGGGCAGGCTTGTTCGGTATGCTCGGGGCATGGCACCGGATTTGGATGTATTGATCCGCTCCAATACTGACCCATTGTTATTTTTGGTCTATCACCGCCAATTTACGCACTCTGTATTTTTTATTCCCTTTGGCGGTTTTATCTGCGGTCTTTTGTTGTACGGGCTGTTGGGCAAGCGCCGTGGTTTTACATTAAAACAGACGGTCTTTTTTACCACGCTGGGTTATGCCACTCATGCCTTGCTGGATGCTTGTACCACCTATGGTACCCAGTTACTGTGGCCATTTAGCAGTGAGCGTTTTGCCTGGAATAGCATGCCGATAATCGATCCGGTTTATACCCTGATTATTATTGCGCTAGTGGTCGCGGCCGCCTTGCGAAAAAACCCACTGCTTGCGCGCATCGCCCTGGCTTGGGTGCTGGTTTATCCCATGCTCGGGTTGCTGCAGCGGGAACGTGCAGAAACCCTGGGTTGGCAATTGGCACAACAGCGCGGGCATCAACCACAGCGGTTGGAGGCAAAGCCCAGTTTCGCTAATTTATGGGTGTGGAAAATTGTCTATGAGACTGAGCAGCGTTTTTATATTGATGCGGTCAGAGTGGCGATAGATACAGCCGTTTATGAAGGTGATAGCGTTGAAAAATTAAACCTGCAGCGCGATTTGCCATGGCTGAATGCGGACTCCCAGCAAGCGCAGGATATTGAGCGTTTTCGCTGGTTTTCCAATGGCTATATTGCCAAAGACCCACGGCGACCTAATCGTATTATTGATGTGCGTTATTCCCTGGTGCCCAATGAAATTGATGCCTTGTGGGGTATTGGTTTGCAACCTGATGCGGGCTTGAATGAGCATGTCAGTTATCTCGCAGAGCGCAACAGCACGCCGCGGCATCAACAAGCCTTTATGGATATGTTGCTGGGGCGTTAG
- a CDS encoding patatin-like phospholipase family protein encodes MESSGKSISLVLGSGGARGLAHIGIIQWLEEAGYKIESIAGSSIGALVGGVYALGKLEEFSEWVKAINTVEMIKLLDFSLGSGGLVKGDKIISTLLALTGDSLIEELPIAFTAVAADMTNEKEVWMRRGPLFDAIRASISLPLIFKPVEYRGVQLLDGGILNPVPIAPTFGDHTDLTIAVNLSGPPDLTQQLPEHKEPSEEQKRSVISQKVSSFIDSIMPVTTTPSSVSMYAIAYQAIDAMQGTIARQKLAAYPPDQVLEIPRNLCGMLEFDRAEEMIEFGYNLARKEIPSLIR; translated from the coding sequence ATGGAATCTTCAGGTAAATCTATTTCTCTGGTGCTGGGTAGTGGTGGCGCCAGAGGCTTGGCACATATTGGTATTATTCAGTGGCTGGAAGAGGCTGGCTATAAAATTGAATCGATTGCAGGTAGCTCGATAGGGGCTTTGGTCGGTGGGGTTTATGCGCTGGGGAAACTCGAGGAGTTCAGTGAGTGGGTCAAGGCCATTAATACAGTCGAAATGATTAAGCTACTCGACTTTTCCTTAGGCTCGGGCGGTTTGGTCAAGGGCGATAAAATTATCAGTACGCTGCTGGCGTTAACCGGCGATAGTTTAATTGAAGAATTACCGATTGCGTTTACCGCTGTCGCAGCGGATATGACCAATGAAAAAGAAGTGTGGATGCGACGGGGCCCCTTGTTCGACGCTATTCGTGCGTCGATTTCCCTGCCGTTAATTTTTAAGCCGGTGGAATACCGTGGCGTACAGTTATTGGATGGCGGTATTTTAAATCCCGTCCCTATTGCGCCAACCTTTGGTGATCATACCGACTTAACAATCGCAGTGAATTTATCAGGGCCGCCAGATTTAACCCAGCAATTACCTGAGCATAAAGAGCCTAGCGAAGAGCAGAAGCGCTCGGTGATTTCGCAAAAAGTGTCCAGTTTTATTGATTCCATTATGCCCGTTACCACTACGCCAAGTAGTGTCAGTATGTATGCCATCGCCTATCAGGCCATCGATGCGATGCAGGGTACTATCGCCAGACAGAAGCTGGCGGCCTATCCTCCTGATCAAGTATTAGAAATACCGCGCAATTTATGTGGGATGTTGGAGTTTGATCGCGCTGAAGAAATGATAGAGTTTGGTTATAATCTGGCGCGTAAAGAAATTCCGTCGTTAATTAGATAG